One Ostrea edulis chromosome 2, xbOstEdul1.1, whole genome shotgun sequence genomic region harbors:
- the LOC125678909 gene encoding vesicle-associated membrane protein 7-like, with the protein MPILYAVVARGTAVLAKYASCAGNFTEVTEQILSKIGPEDSKLTYSHGSYLFHYINEERIIYLCITDDDFERSKAFLFLNEIKRRFQTQYGVRAQTALPYSMNSEFSRVIASQMRYVTDKREPDQMGKVQNQVDELKGIMVRNIDNIADRGEKLELLVDKTEELNANAVSFKKTSRGLARSLWMKNIKITVILIIVVIVILYFIISAACGGLDWPCTK; encoded by the exons ATGCCAATACTGTATGCTGTGGTAGCGCGTGGTACCGCTGTCCTGGCTAAGTATGCCAGCTGTGCCGGAAACTTTACAGAAGTCACTGAGCAGATACTGAGTAAGATTGGTCCAGAGGATTCCAAGCTGACTTACTCTCACGGAAG CTACCTGTTCCATTATATCAATGAAGAAAGGATCATATACCTGTGCATTACTGATGAT GACTTTGAGAGATCCAAAGCATTTCTGTTTTTAAATGAGATCAAGAGAAg ATTTCAGACTCAGTACGGGGTTCGAGCTCAGACTGCACTACCGTACTCCATGAATAGTGAATTCTCCCGTGTCATAGCATCGCAAATg AGATACGTCACTGATAAACGAGAACCAGATCAGATGGGAAAAGTTCAGAATCAGGTGGACGAGCTCAAGGGAATCATGGTTAGAAATATCG ATAATATTGCTGACCGGGGCGAGAAGCTGGAGCTGCTAGTGGACAAGACGGAGGAGCTGAATGCTAAC GCTGTTTCCTTTAAGAAGACGAGTCGAGGTTTAGCAAGATCATTATGGatgaaaaatatcaagattaCAGTTATCTTAATTATTGTTGTCATT gtCATCCTATACTTTATCATTTCTGCAGCCTGTGGGGGTTTGGACTGGCCCTGTACCAAGTAA
- the LOC125678908 gene encoding metallophosphoesterase MPPED2-like yields MLRRTMEKIGLSYNTIMEPMSIEEKGKVVIEPDPETQNPTKKWQKMKVKQTWKSVDPVDPASGPVSEDCVRFVCISDTHAKLWKMKHQIPAGDVLLHAGDITNVGLPKDIKEFNDTLGQLPHKHKLVIVGNHDLTFDDEMMTERPESLTKFGIKPDAVKSYLTEQGVTNVRQLLTNCVYLEDASVELYGIKIYGSPWQPEFCDWGFNLPRGQPCLSKWNLIPCDTDILITHGPPLGHGDLCFDGVRAGCLELLNTVQKRVQPKYHLFGHIHEGYGISTDGITTYINASTCTLQYKPVQPPIVFDFPLPPGHTKEEAIGAIQNFGQKSLSCELTQDGEGGSDSDVEFKDD; encoded by the exons atgttaagACGGACCATGGAGAAGATTGGACTTAGCTACAACACCATCATGGAGCCAATGTCAATTGAAGAGAAGGGGAAAGTTGTGATCGAACCAGACCCAGAAACACAAAACCCCACCAAGAAATGGCAAAAGATGAAGGTGAAACAGACATGGAAGAGTGTGGACCCAGTTGACCCTGCCAGTGGACCTGTATCAGAAGACTGTGTACGTTTTGTGTGCATTTCTGACACCCATGCCAAGTTGTGGAAGATGAAGCACCAGATTCCTGCAGGGGATGTATTACTGCATGCTGGTGACATCACAAATGTAGGCTTGCCAAAGGACATCAAAGAATTCAATGATACTCTAG GACAGTTACCACATAAACATAAGCTGGTGATTGTGGGGAACCATGACTTAACCTTTGATGATGAGATGATGACGGAGAGACCAGAATCACTCACAAAGTTTGGTATTAAACCGGATGCAGTAAAGTCTTACCTGACAGAACAAGGGGTCACTAATGTCAGACAACTGCTGACAAACTGTGTGTACTTAGAGGACGCCAGTGTGGAATTGTACGGAATCAAGATCTACGGGTCACCATG GCAGCCGGAGTTCTGTGACTGGGGATTTAATTTACCCAGAGGTCAGCCATGTTTGTCAAAGTGGAACCTGATTCCTTGTGATACAGACATCCTTATAACACATGGACCACCTCTag GTCATGGAGATCTGTGCTTTGATGGGGTGAGAGCTGGATGTTTGGAGCTTCTTAACACTGTTCAGAAACGAGTTCAGCCCAAGTACCACCTGTTTGGACATATTCATGAAG gGTATGGAATTTCCACAGATGGCATCACGACCTACATCAATGCCTCCACCTGCACCCTGCAGTACAAACCAGTCCAGCCCCCCATTGTATTCGACTTCCCACTTCCCCCAGGACACACAAAGGAGGAAGCCATAGGAGCTATTCAGAACTTTGGTCAGAAATCACTCAGCTGTGAATTAACACAGGATGGGGAGGGAGGTTCAGACTCGGATGTGGAATTCAAGGATGATTAG